The DNA sequence GAGGCCGGCTGCGATCCCGGGGAGCCGGTCATGCGCCACTTCGCCCATCTCTGGACAGCCATCCAGGACCTGCCGCGCCATCTCGGCCAGCACTCGGGCGGCATGGTCATCTGCGCGGGACGGCTCGACGGCGTGGTCCCGCTCGAGCCGGCCGCCATGCCCGGGCGCTCCGTCGTCCAGTGGGACAAGGACGACTGCGCGGTCATGGGCATGATCAAGGTGGATCTCCTGGGGCTCGGGATGATGGCGCTCCTCGAGGACGCGTTCGGGATGATCCGCCGCCGCGGCGGCCGCGTGGACCTGGCTCACCTGCCGCCCGACGACCCCACGGTCTACGCCATGCTCAAGAAGGCCGACACCATCGGCGTCTTCCAGGTGGAGAGCCGCGCCCAGATGGCGACCCTGCCGCGTCTCAAGCCCGAGTGCTTCTATGATTTGGTCGTGCAGGTGGCCATCATCCGTCCCGGGCCCATCGTGGGCGACATGGTGCACCCGTATCTCAGGCGCCGCGCGGGGCGCGAGCCCGTGACGGTGCCGCACCCGTCGCTCGAGCCCATCCTGGCGCGCACGCTCGGCGTGCCGCTCTTCCAGGAGCAGCTCCTGCGCATGGCCATGGCGACGGCGGGCTTCACCGGCGGCGAGGCGGAGGAATTGCGGCGCGCCTTCGGCTTCAAGCGCCGCAAGCAGGCCATGGACGAGGTGGAGCGGAAGCTCCGCGCCGGCATGGCGGGGCAGGGGATCACGGGTGAGGCGGCGGAGGCCATCGTGCGCGCGATCACCGCCTTCGCCCTGTATGGATTTCCCGAAAGCCATGCGGCCAGCTTCGCGCTCCTGGCCTATGCCAGCGCGTATCTCAAGGCGCATCACCCGGCGGCCTTCTACGCGGCGCTGCTCAACAACCAGCCCATGGGCTTCTACCACCCCGCCACCATCGTGGGAGATGCCGCGCGCCACGGGCAGGTGATCCGGCCGCTGGACATCAACCACTCGGACTGGCTCTGCGCCATCGAGGCCGACGGGACCGTGCGGCTCGGGCTCCGCTATGTCCGCGGGTTGCGCGAGGAGGCGGGGCGGCTCATGGAGCGCGAGCGGCCGTTTTCCTCCGCCGACGATCTCGTCAGGCGCGCCGGGCTTCACAGGGACGAGGTGGCCAGGCTGGCCGAGATCGGCGCGCTCGCGAGCCTCGGCCTCGAGCGCCGCGCGGCGTTCTGGGAGATCGAGCGGGCGGCGCGGCCATCGGGCCCGCTCTACGTTGATCTTCGCGCGCGGGCCGGGTCATCGCCGCTTCCGCCCCCGCTCCCACCCATGACGCCGTCCGAGGCGCTGGTGGCCGACTACGAGGGCACGGGGCTCACCCTGGGCCCGCACCCCATGGTCTTTCACCGGGCCCGGCTCGCGCGCCTGGGCGTGGCCCGCGCCGCCGATCTTCGGGGGATGCGGCACGGCGCGCTGGTCCGTGTCGCGGGAGCCGTGGTGGTGCGCCAGCGGCCCGGCACCGCCAAGGGCTTCGTCTTCCTGAACCTCGAGGACGAGAGCGGGCTCGTCAACGTGGTGGTGCCCCCGCCGCTCTTCCAGCGCTGCCGGCTCACGCTGGTGGGCGAGCCCTTTCTCTGGGTCGAGGGGGTGCTCGAGCACCGCGAGGGGGTCATCTCGGTCCGCGCCGGACAGCTCCATCCGCTCCACCACCGGCTGCGGCAGGTCCCGTCCCACGACTTCCACTAGCCCCGTGCGTTGCCCAAGCCGAGATACCCGATGCGCTTCACACGGGCTTGCTGTTGCGCGTGTGCGAGAAGGGCGACCGCGACAGTACAGGCGACAAGGGCGATCATGGCTTTTCGGCGAGCGGTCATGGCATCATGTAAACTAATGTCATGAAAACCATGGAATCTTCTGCCATTCCTGTGAGCCGGGATACCGCTGCGCGCTTCGGCGCCCTTAGCCAGGAGCAGAAGCGCATCGTCCGTATGCGGGTTGCGGTCGAAGTCGGCCGCTTGTCGAAAAAACGGTCACGCGCGGAATCAGCGGCCGAGTTTCGCGCAGCGGCGGCCGCCATCGGCAACCGGGCGCGCCGCAAGGGTCTGTCATTGACCAAGATCAAACGCCTGGTTGATGCGAGCTGGTAAGCGCGTCGTCGTCGACACCAACACAATCGTCAGCGGCATCCTTCTGCCGCGATCCACCCCCCGGAAAACTCCTCGATGTTCTCGCCGAACGCAGCACTGTCATTTTTTCGCCTGCGACCCGCGACGAATTCTTCGACGTCATCGCCCGCGAAAAATTCGACCGACACGTTCCTGCCGATGGGCGCGAACGATCCGCCATCATTCTGGTGCGTGACGGCGAAATGGTGACGCCGCGGCGCACTTTCCTCGTTTGCCGCGATCCCAACGACAACAAATTTCTTGATGCGGCCTATGCAGGCAATGCCGATTGCATCGTATCCGGGGACGCGGACCTCATTTCTCTTGCTACTTTCGAGGGGGCGCCGATTCTCACCGCTGCGCGGTATCTTGCTGCAGTTCACCGCTGACTCACGGTTCGCTGTGCCAAGGCAGACCTCGGCAGGGCCCGGGGAATACTTCGGGGGCGAGGCGGTCCATGACTGGCAATGGCGGGTATGTTATCTGCGCTCGAGATCGAGAAGTGGTCGCCGAGTTGCGCGGAATGGGGATTTAGCGAGACCCCCGAGTTTATCGCGCTTCACAGGAGCAGGCCGTCGCATCGACCGGGCCCACGTGACCGCAGGATAGTTCCCTTCGGGATTGGCCGACGCGCTGTCGAGGAGGCGGCTTCGACACGGCACCGGGCCCCGCCTTCGGAGTGCCTGTAAGGGCCTCTGTCTTAGACCTTGTGAGGCTGCCCCTGGTATGCTCGGAGCCGCCACTGTCGAAGGCCCTCGATGATCTCACGCCACGCCGGCCGCAAGTTCTTCCCTGAAAGACCCCGAAGGTCGAATGCGCCCCGCCGTTGGTTGTGGACCAAGCCGTTTCG is a window from the Candidatus Methylomirabilota bacterium genome containing:
- a CDS encoding error-prone DNA polymerase — protein: MFVELHAKSAFSFLEAAVLPEALAERAAALGQSALALVDQDGVYGAPRFYGACTRLGITPLVGAEVGMQGGGRLPLLVEDREGYKNLCRLLTRIKMRAPKGEGLAGWDDLEEHAGGLVCLTGGVEGPVARRLTRDGHEAARATLDRLAGLFGRFGVYAELQRALEREQETHNEWLSAEAGRLGLLLLASNAPLMAQREDRPLLDTLTCIRHGMTLPQAGRLLARNSERFLKPAREMERLFADCPAAVANSGELALRLGFTLKHLGYRFPDYPLPPGQTPVGFLRALCEKGAAARYGTGPLRGRARRQIEREIDLIGRLDLAGYFLIVWDLVEYCRRHDILVQGRGSAANSAVCYALGITAVDPVGMDLLFERFLSEERGEWPDIDLDLPSGDRRERVIQYVYERYGRLGAAMTANVITYRGRSAARDVGKALALPAALCDRLSGLVSDWEYKDPGDTLLVHLREAGCDPGEPVMRHFAHLWTAIQDLPRHLGQHSGGMVICAGRLDGVVPLEPAAMPGRSVVQWDKDDCAVMGMIKVDLLGLGMMALLEDAFGMIRRRGGRVDLAHLPPDDPTVYAMLKKADTIGVFQVESRAQMATLPRLKPECFYDLVVQVAIIRPGPIVGDMVHPYLRRRAGREPVTVPHPSLEPILARTLGVPLFQEQLLRMAMATAGFTGGEAEELRRAFGFKRRKQAMDEVERKLRAGMAGQGITGEAAEAIVRAITAFALYGFPESHAASFALLAYASAYLKAHHPAAFYAALLNNQPMGFYHPATIVGDAARHGQVIRPLDINHSDWLCAIEADGTVRLGLRYVRGLREEAGRLMERERPFSSADDLVRRAGLHRDEVARLAEIGALASLGLERRAAFWEIERAARPSGPLYVDLRARAGSSPLPPPLPPMTPSEALVADYEGTGLTLGPHPMVFHRARLARLGVARAADLRGMRHGALVRVAGAVVVRQRPGTAKGFVFLNLEDESGLVNVVVPPPLFQRCRLTLVGEPFLWVEGVLEHREGVISVRAGQLHPLHHRLRQVPSHDFH